A single region of the Yersinia entomophaga genome encodes:
- a CDS encoding ATP-binding cassette domain-containing protein, whose product MAEVQHLITLDGVEKTFPGLDHPAVASLTTEIRSGAVTGLVGPDGAGKTTLLRMLAGLLKPGSGQLSVVGLDPIKNDRQLHSILGYMPQKFGLYEDLTVMENLTLYADLRGVTGEQRRQTFDRLLSFTDLTRFTDRLAGKLSGGMKQKLGLACTLVGQPQVLLLDEPGVGVDPISRRELWRMVHELASDGMLILWSTSYLDEAEQCREVLLLNEGKLLYSGAPQDLTQRMSGRTILLSAQNGTNRKLLQRALTLPLVSDGVIQGKYVRLILKPDADRQQLLQQLNQPTTEIQEADPRFEDAFIDLLGGGPESESALAKIMPTVSGDHTETVIEAQRLTKKFGDFAATDHVDFQVKRGEIFGLLGPNGAGKSTTFKMMCGLLVPSEGKALVLGMDLKTSSGKARQHLGYMAQKFSLYGNLTVAQNLKFFSGVYGLQGKVQRDKIRDMTEAFNFTSILNQTPDSLPLGFKQRLALACALMHEPDILFLDEPTSGVDPLTRREFWLHINGMVDKGVTVMVTTHFMDEAEYCDRIGLVYRGKIIAAGTPDELKQQVARDDNPNPSMEQAFIELVQNYDKEQSHV is encoded by the coding sequence ATGGCTGAAGTACAGCATTTGATTACTCTGGATGGGGTAGAGAAAACCTTCCCTGGACTGGATCATCCGGCCGTGGCCAGTTTAACCACGGAAATACGCAGCGGTGCAGTTACCGGATTGGTAGGCCCGGATGGCGCAGGGAAAACCACTCTGCTGAGAATGCTAGCCGGACTGTTGAAACCCGGCAGTGGCCAGCTTTCAGTGGTAGGTCTGGACCCAATTAAAAACGATCGCCAGTTGCATTCAATTCTTGGTTATATGCCGCAAAAATTCGGGTTATACGAAGATTTGACGGTGATGGAGAACCTGACGCTGTACGCCGACCTGCGCGGTGTCACCGGCGAGCAACGACGTCAGACTTTTGATCGTCTACTCAGCTTTACCGATCTGACGCGCTTTACCGATCGATTAGCCGGAAAACTGTCCGGAGGGATGAAGCAAAAACTCGGTTTAGCCTGTACTTTGGTCGGCCAACCTCAGGTTTTACTGCTGGATGAACCGGGCGTGGGGGTTGATCCTATTTCCCGCCGAGAACTGTGGCGCATGGTGCACGAACTGGCCAGTGACGGCATGCTGATTCTCTGGAGTACCTCCTATCTGGATGAAGCCGAACAGTGCCGTGAGGTGCTACTGCTTAACGAAGGTAAATTGCTATACAGCGGTGCGCCTCAAGATCTTACCCAACGTATGAGCGGCCGCACTATTCTGCTGTCAGCGCAAAACGGCACTAACCGAAAACTTTTACAGCGGGCATTAACGCTACCGCTGGTCAGCGACGGAGTCATTCAGGGTAAATATGTCCGTTTGATTCTTAAACCCGATGCCGATCGCCAACAGCTCTTGCAGCAGTTAAACCAGCCAACCACTGAGATTCAAGAGGCCGATCCGCGCTTTGAAGATGCTTTTATCGATCTGCTCGGCGGTGGGCCAGAAAGTGAATCCGCTTTAGCGAAAATCATGCCGACGGTCAGCGGCGATCACACTGAAACCGTGATTGAAGCTCAGAGGCTGACGAAAAAATTTGGCGATTTTGCCGCAACAGATCACGTTGATTTTCAGGTAAAACGCGGTGAAATCTTTGGGCTGCTCGGCCCTAACGGGGCGGGGAAATCTACAACATTTAAAATGATGTGTGGGCTATTGGTTCCCAGTGAAGGTAAAGCGCTGGTACTGGGCATGGATTTGAAAACCAGTTCAGGCAAGGCACGCCAGCATTTGGGCTATATGGCACAAAAATTCTCGCTGTATGGCAACCTGACCGTCGCGCAGAATCTGAAGTTTTTCTCCGGTGTTTATGGCCTGCAAGGCAAGGTACAGCGGGATAAAATCCGTGATATGACCGAAGCCTTTAACTTTACGTCGATTCTCAATCAAACGCCGGATTCTCTGCCGCTAGGGTTTAAACAGCGTTTGGCACTGGCTTGCGCACTGATGCATGAACCAGACATTCTGTTTCTGGACGAACCCACGTCCGGGGTCGACCCTCTGACTCGCCGCGAATTCTGGTTACATATCAATGGCATGGTTGACAAAGGCGTCACCGTCATGGTCACCACGCACTTTATGGATGAAGCAGAATATTGCGATCGTATCGGTCTGGTTTATCGTGGGAAAATCATCGCCGCCGGAACGCCAGATGAGCTGAAACAGCAGGTCGCCCGCGACGATAACCCTAATCCTTCCATGGAACAGGCATTTATCGAGTTAGTACAAAACTACGATAAGGAGCAGAGCCATGTCTGA
- the hlyD gene encoding secretion protein HlyD has translation MNRKSIAVIVVVIAVIAAALYGWSYYRQQQNGTLTLYGNVDIRTVNLGFRVGGRLASLDVDEGDKIQPGQRLGQLDEGPYNNALNQAKANLASAQAQLALLKAGYRAEEIAQVKSEMAQKVAAFNYADSYLKRQQGLWSRKATSANELEDARTSRNQAQAALQAAKDKLAQFLSGNRPQEIAQAEANVAQAEAELAQAQLNLHDTTLTSPSAGTILTRAVEPGTILSASNTVFTLSLTTPVWIRAYVDERHLGQAIPGAEIEVYTDSRPNKPYHGKIGFVSPTAEFTPKTVETPDLRTDLVYRLRIIVTDADEELRQGMPVTIRFSQP, from the coding sequence GAGTATTGCAGTGATAGTCGTCGTTATCGCCGTCATTGCGGCGGCACTATATGGATGGAGCTACTATCGCCAACAGCAAAATGGAACGCTCACTCTGTATGGCAACGTTGATATTCGCACGGTGAATCTGGGCTTCCGTGTCGGCGGTCGTCTGGCCTCACTGGATGTCGATGAAGGCGATAAAATCCAGCCGGGTCAACGTCTTGGTCAGTTGGATGAGGGCCCGTATAACAATGCGTTAAATCAGGCGAAGGCTAATCTTGCCAGCGCGCAAGCGCAGCTCGCGCTGTTGAAAGCCGGTTATCGAGCGGAGGAAATCGCACAGGTAAAATCCGAAATGGCGCAAAAAGTAGCAGCCTTTAACTACGCCGATAGCTATTTAAAACGTCAGCAGGGTTTGTGGTCAAGAAAAGCCACCTCCGCTAACGAGTTGGAAGATGCGCGTACGTCACGTAATCAGGCGCAGGCTGCGCTGCAAGCGGCCAAAGATAAACTGGCCCAATTCCTGAGCGGCAATCGCCCGCAGGAAATTGCTCAGGCTGAAGCCAATGTCGCACAGGCGGAAGCTGAACTGGCGCAGGCTCAATTAAACCTGCATGACACCACGCTAACCTCACCTTCTGCCGGGACTATTTTGACCCGGGCCGTTGAACCGGGCACCATTTTGTCTGCCAGCAACACCGTATTCACCCTGTCGTTAACCACTCCGGTCTGGATTCGCGCCTATGTGGATGAGCGCCATTTAGGTCAGGCAATACCGGGCGCGGAAATCGAAGTGTATACCGACAGCCGGCCCAATAAGCCGTATCACGGTAAGATAGGTTTCGTTTCTCCAACCGCGGAATTCACCCCGAAAACCGTTGAAACGCCCGATTTACGCACCGATCTGGTCTATCGCCTGCGCATTATTGTTACCGATGCCGATGAAGAATTGCGTCAGGGTATGCCGGTGACTATTCGCTTCTCACAACCTTAA